Proteins encoded by one window of Chondromyces crocatus:
- a CDS encoding JmjC domain-containing protein, translating to MERLIRPASLDDFREGDAWRYPQLDRGPLTRFPELLAIPELFDLSRLAAVYNEPVPVWMPARWLKSAAHRGLYGTFFEPESALRLHRLGATLFFPNVERFLPVVRPLLARLERDLGVVEVHKKSVFNVFASAPGAGAVAHFDPEINFAVQLKGKKRWWISDNTQIQFAPSAYSVIDTDATMSPALRIAWGSAPRPKRLPGKPRVIDVDEGSALYFPAGCWHKTKTLEESIHVVLAIWPKSWLGVLSSRLRASFPQRVGGTPVQAARLSERVAERIAALRAEELVDGPRGRRARSGRRPQVQ from the coding sequence TTGGAGCGGCTCATTCGACCTGCATCCCTGGACGATTTCCGCGAGGGCGACGCCTGGCGATACCCGCAGCTCGACCGCGGGCCTCTCACGCGCTTCCCGGAGCTGCTCGCCATCCCGGAGCTCTTCGACCTGTCTCGCCTCGCCGCGGTCTACAATGAGCCCGTCCCGGTCTGGATGCCGGCGCGGTGGCTGAAGAGCGCGGCCCACCGTGGCCTCTACGGAACGTTCTTCGAGCCCGAGTCCGCGCTGCGCCTGCACCGGCTCGGAGCGACCCTCTTCTTCCCGAACGTGGAGCGCTTCCTCCCCGTGGTGCGCCCCCTCCTCGCGCGGCTCGAGCGAGATCTCGGCGTCGTCGAGGTCCACAAGAAGAGCGTCTTCAACGTCTTCGCCTCCGCGCCTGGCGCCGGCGCCGTCGCCCATTTCGATCCGGAGATCAATTTCGCCGTGCAGCTCAAGGGCAAGAAGCGATGGTGGATCTCCGACAACACCCAGATTCAGTTCGCCCCCTCGGCCTACAGCGTGATCGATACGGACGCCACGATGAGCCCCGCCTTGCGCATCGCCTGGGGCTCCGCGCCGAGGCCCAAGCGGCTCCCCGGCAAGCCGCGGGTCATCGACGTCGACGAAGGGAGCGCCCTCTACTTCCCGGCGGGCTGCTGGCACAAGACGAAGACCCTCGAGGAATCGATCCACGTGGTCCTGGCGATCTGGCCAAAGAGCTGGCTCGGCGTGCTCTCCAGCCGGCTCCGGGCATCCTTTCCTCAGCGGGTGGGCGGCACTCCGGTCCAGGCAGCGCGTCTCTCGGAGCGCGTTGCCGAACGCATTGCGGCGCTGCGCGCCGAGGAGCTTGTGGACGGCCCACGTGGCCGGCGGGCGCGGTCAGGACGCCGTCCCCAGGTCCAATGA
- a CDS encoding YcaO-like family protein produces MNAHDGRRERLSPAMMKRRAPGGGWLVLGPNLSLFHLDRLPTSLTSMREADLQALRQLGLVVPSTPSPPAAPSPSAPRTRRRRAGFHGVILSSPGPRGRLAAAHLAHALGAQHGIFHVETAAALRQAARGTLVVWMAQVEPSAPLTTIRHLVRRGLRVLWFGETTEGLQVGPLFESVAQVRAYTEATSRRGSTQALRRLGFRAGWPLSLLDRTLTDPRPIARAIRRILTEPQRCVLLPSNRQVALWTEARSAPQPFAILRQRQQWSKGLFADLQVERLPGGAFMASCATPCRGIAALEGCNGKGLDRRHAVLTALGEAVERFSAAEAGLLLPTEPPPPTAYPLSAFHPREDRHYVAHLQAGAPDLPGYPVSDELTGRPTRVPECLVPFPYIAPRNRPRFASDTAGLAAYPSRDGAILRGASEVLERNNLYPHLLHQRPAIQLRGERDALGPRVLHLVERLERSLPARVWLLEYPEAHRLPIVHAFLFDLRAGHMSRGTGSGTTVAHAAERALLEALMTRAQHEHLRNNPELRADGGFRDWASPHRVRSLIAYLDRQPSAPSTARPAADDTAQLDRIKDHLRAAQIPLLVATLPCPVEGWSAVRVLLPGLTCHAHASRSAGGRALLGASLRLRIPT; encoded by the coding sequence ATGAACGCGCACGACGGCCGCCGTGAGCGACTCTCACCAGCGATGATGAAGCGCCGTGCGCCTGGCGGTGGCTGGCTCGTCCTCGGACCGAACCTCTCCCTCTTCCACCTCGACCGGCTGCCCACCTCGCTCACGTCGATGCGCGAGGCGGACCTCCAGGCACTCCGGCAGCTCGGCCTCGTCGTCCCCAGCACGCCCTCTCCTCCCGCCGCTCCCTCGCCCTCGGCGCCACGAACGCGCAGACGCCGAGCCGGGTTTCACGGCGTGATCCTGAGCAGCCCTGGCCCTCGTGGCAGGCTGGCCGCGGCGCACCTCGCCCACGCCCTCGGCGCGCAGCACGGCATCTTCCACGTCGAGACCGCCGCAGCGCTCCGGCAGGCGGCCAGGGGGACCCTCGTCGTCTGGATGGCCCAGGTCGAGCCCAGCGCCCCCCTCACCACCATCCGACACCTCGTGCGCCGCGGCCTGCGGGTGCTCTGGTTCGGCGAGACGACGGAGGGACTCCAGGTCGGTCCGCTGTTCGAGTCCGTCGCCCAGGTGCGCGCATACACCGAAGCCACCTCGCGGCGGGGCAGCACCCAGGCACTGCGGCGGCTGGGCTTCCGCGCAGGGTGGCCCCTCTCGCTCCTCGATCGGACCCTGACCGACCCCCGCCCCATCGCCCGCGCGATCCGTCGCATCCTCACGGAACCACAGCGCTGCGTGCTCCTGCCCTCCAACCGGCAGGTCGCCCTCTGGACGGAGGCGCGCTCCGCTCCGCAACCCTTCGCCATCCTCCGTCAGCGCCAGCAGTGGTCGAAGGGTCTCTTCGCGGATCTTCAGGTCGAGCGCCTCCCCGGAGGCGCCTTCATGGCCTCCTGCGCCACCCCGTGCCGCGGGATCGCCGCACTCGAAGGCTGCAACGGCAAGGGACTGGATCGTCGCCACGCCGTCCTCACCGCCCTGGGCGAGGCCGTCGAACGCTTCTCCGCCGCCGAGGCGGGACTGCTTCTCCCAACCGAACCACCGCCACCGACGGCCTACCCGCTGAGCGCCTTCCACCCACGCGAGGATCGGCACTACGTCGCCCACCTCCAGGCCGGCGCCCCTGATCTGCCAGGGTACCCCGTCAGCGATGAGCTCACCGGACGCCCCACACGGGTGCCCGAGTGCCTGGTCCCGTTCCCCTACATCGCGCCGCGCAACCGCCCCCGCTTCGCGAGCGACACGGCAGGCCTCGCCGCGTACCCGAGCCGCGACGGCGCGATCTTGCGCGGCGCCTCCGAGGTGCTCGAACGCAACAACCTCTACCCCCACCTCCTTCACCAGCGCCCTGCCATCCAGCTCCGCGGCGAGCGTGACGCCCTCGGGCCGCGCGTCCTGCATCTCGTGGAGCGCCTCGAACGCAGCCTGCCCGCGCGGGTGTGGCTGCTCGAGTACCCCGAAGCGCACCGCCTGCCCATCGTCCACGCCTTCCTGTTCGACCTCCGGGCAGGCCACATGAGCCGCGGCACCGGCTCGGGGACCACCGTCGCGCACGCCGCGGAGCGCGCGCTGCTCGAAGCGCTGATGACCCGCGCCCAGCACGAGCACCTGCGAAACAACCCCGAACTGCGCGCGGACGGCGGCTTTCGCGACTGGGCCAGCCCGCACCGGGTGCGCTCCCTGATCGCCTACCTGGATCGCCAGCCGAGCGCCCCTTCGACGGCTCGTCCCGCGGCGGACGACACCGCGCAGCTCGACCGGATCAAGGATCACCTGCGGGCGGCGCAGATCCCCCTGCTCGTGGCGACGCTGCCGTGCCCCGTGGAAGGCTGGTCCGCAGTCCGGGTGCTCCTCCCGGGCCTCACCTGCCACGCGCACGCCTCCCGCAGCGCCGGCGGACGTGCCCTCCTCGGCGCATCGCTCCGCCTCCGGATCCCCACCTGA
- a CDS encoding arginase family protein, with translation MPSPRHVVLPGLLCQREGRGYVLLHERLGLRMKISARAARALDSFLEPSPLPDGSHLTKAAKRDLDALLAARVLVPESEAEDWDEGPLVGVGRGPAIGAPGGLGDLQRRVSARRFVVVGAPSEQGSHTASGAQHGPSLIRERFRYFGASSAVDAGTRLLDVDGRCVYTLPPSLGTIDVGDVRRVPGEGLSAFGARLQFVVDRAVAQGFTPITLGGDHAISLFPLRALLRHHAALGILHFDAHHDHYLDPSQPGPLSHASVFALAMREAGVRKLVQLGLRTLDVIPAGHRKRSDPRIHFVTARELSRRSPREVFARLPRDLPWYLSFDVDCMAPHLARETGTRELGGIAYYQGLDLIEHAARHLDIVGADFVEVARRDERVNHAAEIVARYVLALLLAKLPRARMTSYLYA, from the coding sequence ATGCCGTCTCCGCGCCATGTCGTTCTGCCAGGGCTTCTCTGTCAGCGGGAGGGGCGGGGATACGTGCTGCTCCACGAGCGGCTCGGGTTGCGGATGAAGATCAGCGCGCGTGCTGCTCGTGCGCTGGATTCGTTCCTGGAGCCGTCGCCACTGCCCGATGGCTCGCACCTGACGAAGGCCGCGAAGCGCGATCTCGATGCGCTCCTCGCGGCGCGGGTGCTCGTCCCCGAGTCCGAGGCCGAGGACTGGGACGAGGGGCCGCTCGTCGGTGTCGGGCGTGGGCCTGCGATCGGAGCGCCTGGAGGGCTCGGTGATCTGCAGCGTCGCGTGTCGGCGAGGCGCTTCGTCGTGGTCGGGGCGCCCTCGGAGCAGGGGTCGCACACGGCGTCTGGTGCGCAGCACGGGCCTTCGTTGATCCGTGAGCGCTTCCGCTACTTCGGGGCCTCGTCCGCGGTGGATGCCGGGACGCGGCTGCTCGATGTCGACGGGAGGTGCGTGTACACGTTGCCGCCGTCGCTGGGGACGATCGATGTGGGCGACGTGCGGCGGGTCCCCGGGGAGGGGCTCTCGGCGTTCGGTGCGCGTCTCCAGTTCGTGGTCGACAGGGCAGTGGCCCAGGGCTTCACGCCGATCACGCTGGGCGGGGATCATGCGATCTCCCTGTTCCCGCTGCGCGCGCTGCTGCGCCACCACGCCGCGCTGGGCATCCTCCACTTCGACGCCCACCACGATCACTACCTCGATCCGAGCCAGCCCGGGCCGCTCTCCCATGCGAGCGTCTTCGCGCTGGCGATGCGCGAGGCGGGGGTGCGCAAGCTGGTTCAGCTCGGCCTGCGGACGCTCGACGTGATCCCGGCCGGACACCGGAAGCGGTCGGATCCGCGGATCCACTTCGTGACCGCGCGGGAGCTGTCGCGGCGGTCTCCGCGTGAGGTCTTCGCCAGGCTGCCGCGCGATCTGCCCTGGTACCTGAGCTTCGATGTGGACTGCATGGCGCCGCACCTGGCACGCGAGACCGGCACGCGGGAGCTGGGAGGCATCGCGTACTACCAGGGCCTCGATCTGATCGAGCACGCCGCGCGCCATCTCGACATCGTGGGTGCGGACTTCGTCGAGGTGGCCAGGCGGGACGAGCGCGTCAACCACGCGGCGGAGATCGTCGCGCGGTACGTGCTCGCGCTGCTGCTCGCGAAGCTGCCCCGAGCGCGCATGACCAGCTACCTCTACGCCTAG
- a CDS encoding ATP-binding cassette domain-containing protein: MIHRSGHARWLVPETLQTSTTDCGPAALRSLLEGMGIHASYTRLREACQTDVDGTSIDGLEGLCLSLGLEAEQMVVPRDHLLLEPSRILPCIVVVKSRLGPHFVVVWNVVGPWVQTMDPSYGRRWQLIDAFLGTLMPFALPVDAAAWRTWAESDEYSGAIKARLSALHLPKTRRDALLERAHTDTTWKGLAHLDASLRFTAQLVKSGGLRRGGEASRLLEALSDPARQHDAEIPEAYWSVRPSAPDHEDPPSDHDESAPDHEDPPSDHDESAPDHEDPPSDHDESAPDHEGEEQLSLRGAVVLRVRAPKNAPQDDNEPPQDAAPDPDATAPHAQSPQQLASAIADTGPSLRDHLLALLRADGPRERLLLLGLLLVGTLGVVVELVLFRTLIDLMGRLGLASHRLQALGVVLVFTLSLLLLDIPAMSLVLRAGRRLELRLRLGFAERLPRLADRYLQSRLVSDLAGRLHHATRIRQLPDVLWQLARAGMELLMTAVALAWLDPRLLPHLGVVVTLGVLIPLLTYNAVQEHDYRVRTLSGSLYRFYLDALQGLFPVLTHGAERGVQSEHDQIMSHWETASHALLRVRMGAEGLQLLVGLGSAVWLVHAHLRHVEGHVGSVLLVVYLALNLPALGQRLSLLTRQFVRLRNYSFILLETLAEPLQRPPSAALTRASSAPPPPRVTGIQLDFQQLSVVSGGKERLASLDLSIRPGEHIAVVGPSGAGKSSLFGLLLGWVEPTDGHLLLDGEPLSPAVLTRLTEHLAWVDPVTQLWNRPLLDNLTYAAPGRSVGETIDAVDLRTVLGRLPQGLQTSLGEGGRLLSGGEGQRVRLGRAHLQHDARLVLLDEAFRGLDLPVRKRLLRMARARWRDATLLCITHDIEEALAFDRVLVIDDGRLVEDGDPRVLARTQGTHYHTLLTLKASLQGALSAPAWRQVVVSAGRIAPPSPPGATP, from the coding sequence GTGATCCACCGATCGGGCCATGCACGCTGGCTCGTCCCCGAGACGCTGCAGACGTCGACCACGGACTGCGGCCCTGCGGCCCTTCGCTCCCTGCTCGAAGGCATGGGCATCCACGCGAGCTACACGCGCCTCCGGGAAGCCTGCCAGACCGACGTCGACGGGACCTCGATCGACGGCCTCGAAGGGCTGTGCCTCTCCCTCGGCCTGGAGGCCGAGCAGATGGTCGTCCCACGCGATCACCTCCTGCTCGAGCCGTCCCGCATCCTTCCCTGCATCGTCGTCGTCAAGAGCCGCCTCGGCCCCCACTTCGTGGTCGTCTGGAACGTGGTGGGTCCGTGGGTCCAGACCATGGATCCCTCGTACGGTCGCCGCTGGCAGCTCATCGACGCCTTCCTCGGCACCCTCATGCCCTTCGCCCTGCCCGTCGACGCAGCAGCCTGGCGCACGTGGGCCGAGAGCGACGAGTACAGCGGCGCCATCAAGGCGCGCCTCTCGGCGCTGCACCTCCCGAAGACCCGGCGCGATGCCCTGCTCGAACGCGCGCACACGGACACCACCTGGAAGGGCCTCGCTCATCTCGACGCTTCCCTCCGTTTCACGGCACAGCTCGTGAAATCAGGCGGCCTGCGGCGCGGAGGAGAGGCCTCTCGTCTCCTCGAAGCCCTGAGCGATCCTGCGCGCCAGCACGACGCCGAGATCCCCGAAGCCTACTGGTCCGTGCGCCCCTCCGCGCCAGACCACGAAGATCCCCCGTCAGACCACGATGAGTCTGCACCTGACCACGAGGATCCCCCGTCAGACCACGATGAGTCTGCACCTGACCACGAGGATCCCCCGTCAGACCACGATGAGTCTGCACCTGATCACGAGGGCGAGGAGCAGCTCTCCTTGCGCGGCGCCGTCGTCTTGCGCGTGCGCGCCCCGAAGAACGCCCCGCAGGACGACAACGAACCACCGCAAGACGCTGCGCCCGATCCAGACGCCACCGCGCCCCACGCGCAGAGCCCTCAGCAGCTCGCCAGCGCGATCGCGGACACCGGTCCCTCTTTGCGCGACCACCTCCTCGCGCTGCTACGAGCCGACGGCCCGCGCGAGCGCCTGCTGCTGCTCGGCCTCCTCCTCGTCGGCACGCTCGGTGTCGTCGTCGAGCTGGTCCTGTTCCGCACCCTCATCGACCTCATGGGCCGCCTGGGCCTCGCCAGCCATCGCCTCCAGGCCCTCGGCGTCGTCCTCGTCTTCACCCTCTCGCTTCTCCTCCTCGACATCCCCGCGATGAGCCTCGTGCTCCGTGCGGGCCGCCGCCTGGAGCTCCGGCTACGCCTCGGCTTCGCGGAGCGCTTGCCCAGGCTCGCCGACAGGTACCTCCAGAGCCGTCTCGTCTCCGACCTCGCGGGCCGGCTCCATCACGCCACACGGATCCGCCAGCTCCCCGACGTCCTCTGGCAGCTCGCCCGCGCGGGCATGGAGCTGCTCATGACCGCCGTGGCGCTCGCGTGGCTCGACCCACGCCTCCTCCCGCACCTCGGCGTCGTCGTCACGCTCGGCGTGCTGATCCCCCTGCTCACCTACAACGCCGTCCAGGAGCACGACTACCGCGTCCGCACCCTGAGCGGCAGCCTGTACCGCTTCTACCTCGACGCCCTCCAGGGCCTGTTTCCAGTCCTCACCCACGGCGCAGAGCGCGGCGTCCAGAGCGAGCACGACCAGATCATGAGCCACTGGGAGACCGCCTCCCACGCTCTCCTGCGCGTGCGCATGGGCGCCGAAGGACTCCAGCTCCTCGTCGGCCTGGGCTCCGCCGTGTGGCTCGTGCACGCCCACCTGCGCCACGTCGAGGGCCACGTCGGCAGTGTCCTCCTCGTCGTCTACCTCGCGCTGAACCTCCCCGCCCTCGGACAGCGCCTCTCGCTCCTCACACGGCAGTTCGTCCGGCTCAGGAACTACAGCTTCATCCTCCTCGAAACGCTGGCCGAGCCGCTCCAGCGTCCCCCGTCAGCAGCCCTCACGCGCGCATCGTCAGCGCCCCCGCCCCCGCGCGTGACCGGCATCCAGCTCGACTTCCAGCAGCTCTCCGTGGTCTCCGGCGGAAAGGAACGCCTCGCTTCCCTCGACCTTTCCATCCGCCCCGGAGAGCACATCGCCGTCGTCGGCCCCTCGGGCGCTGGCAAATCCAGCCTCTTCGGCCTCCTCCTCGGCTGGGTCGAGCCCACCGATGGACACCTGCTCCTCGATGGCGAGCCCCTGAGCCCCGCCGTCCTGACACGGCTCACCGAGCACCTCGCCTGGGTCGACCCGGTCACCCAGCTCTGGAACCGCCCCCTCCTCGACAACCTCACCTACGCCGCACCAGGCCGCAGCGTCGGCGAGACGATCGACGCCGTGGACCTCCGCACGGTCCTCGGCCGCCTCCCCCAGGGCCTCCAGACCTCGCTCGGCGAGGGAGGTCGACTCCTCTCCGGGGGCGAGGGCCAGCGCGTGCGCCTCGGCCGCGCCCACCTCCAGCACGACGCCCGCCTCGTGCTCCTCGACGAAGCCTTCCGCGGCCTCGACCTCCCCGTGCGCAAGCGCCTCCTGCGCATGGCGCGCGCGCGGTGGCGAGACGCCACCCTCCTCTGCATCACCCACGACATCGAGGAAGCCCTCGCCTTCGACCGGGTCCTGGTCATCGACGACGGCCGCCTCGTCGAGGACGGCGATCCCCGCGTCCTCGCCCGCACCCAGGGCACGCACTACCACACCTTGCTCACCCTCAAAGCCTCGCTCCAGGGCGCCTTGAGCGCGCCCGCGTGGCGTCAGGTCGTCGTCTCCGCGGGCCGCATCGCGCCTCCCTCCCCTCCAGGAGCCACACCGTGA
- a CDS encoding ATP-binding cassette domain-containing protein: protein MSPSIERAAWPIERLGDAAAALAQHLGSTFTQPPAGTPPTDADAWALTRWLESLEATLHITFHPVEPSLSRLGPVLTHPLPSLALLHTPQGRRVLVILRATGRCLALLAPDGRRIEVDRHAAEDTLAHAALTAAARHIEPLLDLAAVPPRRRAATRRALLEDWLGEQPVAQLWRVRIAAAAPVRQQAAHVHLPRLVSLIAIAFAAYQLLFLASWWALGESAFAGHLDAGWIAAWTLVLLSSAPFLQASSWLQGHVSIAVARLLKSRLLRGSLAVDPDRLKHEGIGHQIGRVIEAETFELLSLNGGFLGLLALFQLPAAATVLALGPGGAVQVLALLAWSALTGLSALRFYRARAAWSHRALRLTHDTIERMVGNRTRLLQQPEAAWHHDEDRDLAAVAEAAARMDQRDVVMRAVIPRGWLVLGVASLLPTVIEQRISTARIAIALGGVLLAYQAFYLLSQSLTQILTAHVSWTLVRDLFHAGAAPPLTLPLCPDEDPARNAVVSDAHGDPPPDLTEAPPGDPPTDLTETPPADAPAAQMPPAAQMPPAAQMPLAAQLPPSAPVLLEATNLAFRYPDRAAPVLDQCSLTIAHRDRILLCGSSGGGKSTLASLLAGLREPQEGTLLLAGLDRPTLGHEAWRRRVVLVPQFHENHVFTASFAFNLLVGRRWPAHDEDYRAAETVCHGLGLGKLLERMPGGLMEMVGEAGWRLSHGERSRMFVARAILQSPRVLILDECFGALDPQNVLRCLDYVAQQDCSLILISHP from the coding sequence GTGAGCCCCTCCATCGAGCGCGCCGCCTGGCCGATCGAGCGCCTCGGCGACGCCGCAGCCGCTCTCGCGCAGCACCTCGGCTCGACCTTCACGCAGCCGCCTGCCGGCACGCCCCCCACCGACGCCGATGCCTGGGCGCTGACGCGATGGCTCGAATCCCTCGAAGCCACACTCCACATCACCTTCCACCCGGTCGAGCCCTCCCTGAGCCGCCTCGGCCCCGTGCTCACCCACCCCCTGCCGAGCCTCGCCCTCCTGCACACCCCCCAGGGCCGACGGGTGCTGGTCATCCTCCGCGCCACCGGGCGATGCCTCGCTCTCCTCGCGCCCGACGGCCGACGCATCGAGGTCGACCGACACGCAGCCGAAGACACCCTCGCCCACGCCGCCCTCACCGCCGCTGCCCGGCACATCGAGCCTCTCCTCGATCTCGCCGCCGTTCCACCCCGTCGCCGCGCCGCCACCCGGCGCGCCCTCCTCGAAGACTGGCTCGGCGAACAGCCAGTCGCTCAGCTCTGGCGCGTGCGCATCGCGGCGGCGGCCCCGGTGCGACAGCAGGCCGCCCACGTCCATCTCCCGCGACTCGTCTCGCTCATCGCCATCGCCTTCGCCGCCTACCAGCTCCTCTTCCTCGCCTCGTGGTGGGCGCTCGGCGAGAGCGCCTTCGCCGGCCACCTCGACGCAGGCTGGATCGCCGCGTGGACCCTCGTGCTCCTCTCCTCGGCGCCCTTCCTCCAGGCCTCGAGCTGGCTCCAGGGGCACGTCTCCATCGCCGTCGCGCGCCTCCTCAAATCCCGCCTCCTGCGCGGCAGCCTCGCCGTGGATCCCGATCGCCTCAAGCACGAGGGCATCGGTCACCAGATCGGCCGGGTCATCGAGGCCGAGACCTTCGAGCTGCTCTCCTTGAACGGCGGCTTCCTCGGCCTCCTCGCCCTCTTCCAGCTCCCCGCCGCGGCCACGGTGCTCGCGCTCGGTCCAGGCGGCGCGGTCCAGGTCCTCGCGCTCCTCGCCTGGAGCGCGCTCACCGGACTCAGCGCCCTCCGCTTCTACCGCGCCCGCGCCGCCTGGTCCCACCGCGCCTTGCGCCTCACCCACGACACCATCGAGCGCATGGTCGGCAACCGCACCCGCCTCCTCCAGCAACCCGAAGCAGCCTGGCATCACGACGAAGATCGCGACCTCGCCGCCGTCGCCGAGGCCGCAGCCCGCATGGACCAGCGTGACGTCGTCATGCGCGCCGTCATCCCGCGCGGCTGGCTCGTCCTCGGTGTGGCCTCACTCCTGCCGACCGTCATCGAGCAGCGCATCTCCACCGCGCGCATCGCCATCGCCCTCGGCGGCGTCCTGCTCGCCTACCAGGCGTTCTACCTCCTCTCCCAGTCGCTCACGCAGATCCTCACCGCCCACGTCTCGTGGACGCTGGTCCGCGACCTCTTTCACGCCGGCGCAGCCCCGCCCCTCACCCTGCCGCTCTGCCCGGACGAAGACCCTGCCCGCAACGCCGTCGTCAGCGACGCCCACGGCGACCCGCCCCCCGACCTCACAGAGGCCCCTCCCGGCGACCCCCCCACCGACCTCACGGAGACCCCTCCAGCCGACGCACCTGCCGCTCAGATGCCGCCTGCCGCTCAGATGCCACCTGCGGCTCAGATGCCGCTTGCGGCTCAGCTACCGCCTTCAGCCCCCGTCCTCCTCGAAGCCACCAACCTCGCCTTCCGCTACCCCGACCGCGCAGCGCCGGTGCTCGACCAGTGCAGCCTCACCATCGCGCACCGCGACCGCATCCTCCTCTGCGGCTCCTCGGGCGGTGGCAAATCGACGCTCGCTTCCCTCCTCGCCGGCCTGCGCGAACCCCAGGAGGGAACCTTGCTCCTTGCCGGCCTCGACCGCCCCACCCTCGGGCACGAAGCCTGGCGACGACGCGTCGTCCTCGTTCCCCAGTTCCACGAGAACCACGTCTTCACCGCCAGCTTTGCGTTCAACCTCCTCGTCGGGCGCAGGTGGCCGGCCCACGACGAGGACTACCGCGCCGCCGAGACGGTCTGCCACGGCCTCGGCCTCGGCAAGCTCCTCGAACGCATGCCGGGTGGCCTCATGGAGATGGTCGGCGAGGCGGGCTGGCGCCTCTCGCATGGCGAGCGCAGCCGCATGTTCGTCGCCCGCGCCATCCTCCAGTCCCCGCGCGTCCTCATCCTCGACGAGTGCTTCGGAGCCCTCGATCCGCAGAACGTCCTCCGCTGCCTCGACTACGTCGCGCAGCAAGACTGCAGCTTGATCCTCATCTCCCATCCCTGA
- a CDS encoding HlyD family secretion protein, protein MFHRALQALESDSFRTTLIVSVIGGALIAAWSCWLFCGSLPVYAVSTQARIEVVPAPFPVQSPVRGRLTALHVDIGDEVTVGTLLFELDSVTEQLELKTAERRLAALHLELAPLRRKAGAVADAATRQREAARFSGLQAEARLEEVKAAEGYLESNTRSVMALAQQGAVAELERRRATSELEQVIASRRSSQLEVVRKGLETRVGHADRQAALAEIEHEIATREGLCAELEVRIEALQHEIARRTFRAPVDGRVGDLARLQLGAWVEAGDRMAAIVPPGSYQILAEFEPDTALGRIRPGLPSRVHLEGFPWTQFGRVEGHVVRTSSEVRDGRIRVALSIEHVNPVIPLQHGLPGVAEILVESSSPAEQILRALSRYP, encoded by the coding sequence ATGTTCCACCGTGCATTGCAGGCGCTCGAATCCGACTCCTTCCGCACCACGCTGATCGTCTCGGTGATCGGCGGCGCCCTGATCGCGGCCTGGTCCTGCTGGCTCTTCTGCGGAAGCCTGCCGGTCTACGCCGTGAGCACCCAGGCCCGGATCGAGGTGGTCCCCGCCCCCTTCCCGGTGCAGTCCCCGGTCCGAGGACGGCTCACCGCGCTCCACGTCGACATCGGCGACGAGGTCACCGTGGGCACGCTGCTCTTCGAACTCGACAGTGTCACCGAGCAGCTGGAGCTGAAGACCGCCGAGCGCCGCCTCGCCGCCCTCCACCTCGAACTCGCCCCCCTCCGTCGCAAGGCCGGCGCCGTCGCCGACGCCGCAACCCGACAGCGCGAAGCGGCTCGGTTCAGCGGCCTCCAGGCCGAAGCACGCCTGGAGGAGGTCAAGGCCGCCGAGGGCTACCTCGAGAGCAACACCCGCAGCGTGATGGCCCTCGCGCAGCAAGGCGCCGTCGCCGAACTCGAACGCCGACGAGCCACCTCCGAACTCGAACAGGTCATCGCCTCACGCCGCTCCTCCCAGCTCGAAGTCGTCCGCAAAGGCCTGGAGACGCGCGTCGGCCACGCCGATCGACAGGCCGCCCTGGCGGAGATCGAGCACGAGATCGCCACCCGGGAGGGACTGTGCGCCGAACTCGAAGTCCGCATCGAGGCCCTTCAGCACGAGATCGCGCGCCGCACCTTCCGCGCGCCGGTCGACGGCCGCGTCGGCGACCTCGCCAGACTCCAGCTCGGCGCCTGGGTCGAGGCAGGTGACCGCATGGCCGCCATCGTCCCCCCTGGCAGCTACCAGATCCTCGCCGAGTTCGAGCCCGACACCGCCCTCGGACGCATCCGCCCCGGCCTGCCGAGCCGCGTCCACCTCGAAGGCTTCCCCTGGACCCAGTTCGGCAGGGTCGAAGGCCACGTCGTGCGGACCAGCAGCGAGGTCCGCGACGGCCGGATCCGCGTCGCCCTCTCCATCGAGCACGTCAACCCCGTGATCCCGCTCCAGCACGGCCTCCCCGGCGTCGCCGAGATCCTCGTCGAGAGCAGCTCCCCAGCCGAGCAGATCCTGCGCGCCCTCAGCCGTTATCCGTAG